In a single window of the Serratia quinivorans genome:
- a CDS encoding Cholesterol dehydrogenase, with protein sequence MKVLVTGATSGLGRNAVEYLRRQGIKVRATGRNQAMGNLLEKMGAEFIHADLTNLISSQAKAMLADVDVLWHCSSFTSPWGTEEAFELANVRATRRLGEWAAAYGVSQFIHISSPAVYFDYHHHRNVTEDFRPVRYANEFARSKAAGEQVIQQLALSNPQTHFTILRPQGLFGPHDKVMLPRLLQMIKRYGNLLLPRGGAALVDMTYLENAVHAMWLATQKENTPSGRAYNITNQQPRQLRSVVQQLIDELGMKCRIRSVPYPMLDMMARGMEKLGSKSEKEPVLTHYGVAKLNFDLTLDTTRAQQELDYRPIISLDEGISRTARWLKDHGKLHGL encoded by the coding sequence ATGAAGGTATTGGTCACCGGTGCAACCAGTGGGTTAGGCCGTAACGCCGTTGAATATCTGCGCCGTCAGGGCATTAAAGTGCGCGCCACCGGTCGCAACCAGGCGATGGGCAATCTGCTGGAAAAAATGGGTGCGGAATTCATTCATGCCGATCTCACCAATCTGATCTCATCGCAGGCCAAAGCCATGCTGGCCGATGTGGACGTGCTGTGGCACTGCTCCAGTTTCACTTCCCCCTGGGGTACCGAAGAAGCCTTTGAACTGGCCAACGTGCGCGCCACCCGTCGCCTGGGCGAATGGGCGGCGGCCTACGGCGTTTCGCAGTTTATCCATATCTCTTCGCCGGCGGTTTACTTCGACTATCATCACCATCGCAATGTTACCGAAGACTTCCGCCCTGTACGCTACGCCAACGAGTTTGCCCGCAGCAAGGCCGCCGGTGAACAGGTGATCCAACAGTTAGCGCTGTCCAACCCGCAGACCCACTTCACCATCCTGCGCCCTCAGGGGTTATTCGGACCGCACGACAAGGTGATGCTGCCGCGTCTGTTACAGATGATCAAACGCTATGGCAACCTGCTGCTGCCACGCGGCGGTGCCGCGCTGGTGGACATGACCTATCTGGAAAACGCAGTGCACGCCATGTGGCTGGCGACCCAGAAAGAAAATACCCCGTCGGGCCGCGCCTATAACATCACCAACCAGCAACCGCGTCAGCTACGTAGCGTGGTGCAGCAGTTGATCGACGAGTTGGGCATGAAGTGTCGGATCCGCTCGGTACCCTACCCAATGCTCGACATGATGGCGCGTGGCATGGAAAAGCTCGGCAGCAAAAGTGAAAAAGAGCCGGTACTGACCCACTATGGCGTCGCCAAGCTCAATTTTGATCTGACGCTGGACACCACACGTGCCCAGCAAGAGCTGGACTACCGGCCAATTATTTCGCTGGATGAAGGTATCTCGCGTACCGCCCGCTGGCTGAAGGATCACGGCAAGCTGCACGGCCTGTAA
- the amiD_1 gene encoding N-acetylmuramoyl-L-alanine amidase AmiD precursor, with protein sequence MKIWPGIFAVALLAGCQSMPQNTIVDHGGYQLETLHQAQGADQRIRFLVMHYTAEDFHSSLKTLTDEHVSAHYLLPAHPPLAQGKPVAFQLVPEALRAWHAGASSWRGRTNLNDTSIGIEIVNRGFNQTLLFTHWQPYTPQQIALLIPLSRDIIQRYGIQPTDVVGHSDIAPQRKQDPGPLFPWQQLAQAGIGAWPDEGQVQKLLGGRDKHAEVPLAPLMAKLASYGYGMDARWDVRQQKNVLAAFQMHFRPSDYRGEPDAESEAIVDALLLKYGAAR encoded by the coding sequence GTGAAAATTTGGCCAGGGATATTTGCCGTGGCGCTGCTCGCAGGCTGCCAAAGCATGCCGCAGAACACCATCGTCGATCATGGTGGCTATCAGCTAGAAACGCTGCATCAGGCCCAGGGCGCAGACCAGCGCATTCGTTTTCTGGTGATGCATTACACCGCCGAAGACTTCCACTCCTCATTGAAAACCCTGACGGATGAACACGTTAGTGCGCATTATCTGTTGCCGGCGCACCCGCCGTTGGCTCAGGGCAAACCGGTGGCATTTCAACTGGTGCCGGAAGCTCTGCGAGCATGGCATGCCGGGGCCAGCAGTTGGCGCGGCAGAACCAACCTCAATGACACCTCGATCGGTATTGAGATCGTCAATCGCGGGTTCAACCAAACCCTGCTGTTTACCCACTGGCAGCCCTATACGCCACAGCAAATTGCCCTGTTGATCCCACTGAGCCGCGATATTATCCAGCGCTACGGCATTCAGCCGACGGACGTGGTGGGGCACAGCGACATTGCACCGCAGCGCAAGCAGGATCCCGGTCCGTTATTCCCCTGGCAGCAACTGGCGCAGGCGGGCATAGGTGCCTGGCCGGATGAGGGGCAGGTGCAGAAACTATTGGGCGGGCGGGATAAGCATGCCGAAGTGCCGCTGGCACCGTTGATGGCCAAGCTGGCGAGTTACGGTTACGGCATGGATGCGCGCTGGGATGTCAGGCAGCAAAAAAACGTGCTGGCGGCGTTTCAGATGCATTTCCGGCCCAGCGATTATCGCGGTGAGCCGGATGCGGAGAGTGAGGCGATTGTCGATGCGCTGTTGCTGAAATACGGAGCCGCCCGTTAA
- the ybjQ gene encoding Domain of uncharacterised function (DUF74) yields MQLSTTPTLEGFTITEYCGVVTGEAILGANIFRDFFAGVRDIVGGRSGAYEKELRKARLIAFKELEEQAKELGANAVVGIDIDYETVGKDSSMLMVTVSGTAVKVSR; encoded by the coding sequence ATGCAGCTTTCAACCACCCCGACCCTGGAAGGGTTTACCATTACCGAGTACTGCGGCGTTGTCACCGGCGAGGCAATTTTGGGTGCCAATATTTTCCGTGATTTCTTTGCCGGCGTGCGTGACATCGTCGGCGGCCGTTCCGGGGCCTATGAGAAAGAGCTGCGTAAAGCGCGTCTGATCGCCTTCAAGGAACTGGAAGAGCAGGCAAAAGAGTTGGGCGCCAACGCAGTGGTCGGGATTGATATCGATTACGAAACCGTGGGTAAAGACAGCAGTATGCTGATGGTGACCGTCAGCGGCACCGCAGTGAAAGTCAGTCGTTAA
- the ybjP gene encoding Uncharacterized lipoprotein ybjP precursor has protein sequence MKTKTIAAVFPLALLLSACTTVEPAFKDIGTRTGGCVEGGPDAVAQKFYDLRLQQGAGTTLPDSNRLAQLQPYLSKVLYQDLVTANQNPGKHQVTGDLFTGNAQGPTSATVASASTIPNTDAKNIPLRVQLSYQKDGGSAVNWQDEVLMVREGTCWVVDDIRYLNVPPHAASGTLRQVLENQ, from the coding sequence ATGAAAACAAAAACGATTGCGGCTGTTTTTCCCTTAGCGCTGTTACTGAGTGCCTGCACCACCGTTGAACCGGCATTCAAGGATATCGGCACCCGTACTGGCGGTTGTGTGGAAGGCGGCCCGGATGCGGTGGCCCAGAAATTTTACGATTTGCGCCTGCAACAAGGTGCCGGTACTACCCTGCCGGACAGCAACCGTCTGGCGCAATTGCAGCCTTACCTGAGTAAAGTGCTGTACCAGGATCTGGTAACTGCTAACCAGAATCCGGGCAAACATCAGGTCACCGGCGATCTGTTTACCGGCAATGCTCAGGGGCCGACCAGCGCCACCGTCGCCAGCGCGTCGACCATTCCTAATACCGATGCCAAAAATATCCCGTTGCGCGTTCAACTCAGCTACCAGAAAGACGGTGGCAGCGCAGTCAACTGGCAGGATGAAGTGCTGATGGTGCGCGAAGGCACCTGTTGGGTCGTGGACGATATCCGCTATCTGAACGTGCCACCGCACGCTGCCAGCGGTACGCTGCGTCAGGTATTGGAAAACCAGTAA
- the artP gene encoding Arginine transport ATP-binding protein ArtP, with protein MSIQLNGINCYYGAHQALFDITLDCPAGETLVLLGPSGAGKSSLLRVLNLLEMPRSGQLQIAGNQFDFKQAPGEKAIRELRQNVGMVFQQYNLWPHLTVVQNLIEAPCRVLGLTKAQAMERADKLLKRLRLTDFADRFPLHLSGGQQQRVAIARALMMEPQVLLFDEPTAALDPEITAQIVSIIRELAGTGITQVIVTHEVEVARKTASRVVYMENGHVVEQGDASHFKNPQTTEFANYLSH; from the coding sequence ATGAGCATTCAACTTAACGGTATCAATTGCTATTACGGCGCACATCAGGCGCTGTTTGACATCACGCTGGATTGCCCAGCAGGGGAAACCTTAGTGCTGCTGGGTCCAAGCGGCGCGGGGAAAAGCTCGTTATTGCGGGTGTTGAACCTGTTGGAAATGCCGCGTTCGGGCCAGTTGCAGATCGCCGGTAACCAATTCGACTTTAAGCAGGCTCCGGGCGAAAAAGCCATTCGCGAGCTGCGGCAGAACGTCGGCATGGTATTCCAGCAATACAATCTCTGGCCTCACCTCACCGTGGTGCAAAACCTGATCGAAGCGCCTTGCCGCGTGCTGGGCCTGACCAAGGCTCAGGCGATGGAGCGTGCCGACAAACTGCTCAAGCGCCTGCGTCTGACCGACTTTGCCGATCGTTTCCCGCTGCACCTATCCGGTGGCCAGCAACAGCGTGTGGCCATTGCCCGTGCGCTGATGATGGAACCGCAGGTATTGCTGTTTGATGAACCGACCGCCGCGCTGGATCCGGAGATCACCGCCCAAATCGTCAGCATCATTCGCGAATTGGCCGGCACCGGGATCACCCAGGTGATCGTGACCCACGAGGTGGAAGTGGCGCGTAAAACCGCCAGCCGCGTGGTGTACATGGAAAACGGCCACGTGGTGGAACAAGGCGATGCCAGCCACTTCAAGAATCCACAGACCACCGAGTTTGCCAATTACTTATCACACTAA
- the artI gene encoding Putative ABC transporter arginine-binding protein 2 precursor yields MKKLIIAAVLAGISVSASAAETIRFATEASYPPFEFIDAGNKIQGFDVDLANALCKEMQAECTFTNQAFDSLIPSLKFKRFDAVMAGMDITPEREKQVLFTKPYYDNSALFVAQKGKVADVAALKGKKVGVQNGTTHQKYLTDKHPEITTVPYDSYQNAILDLKNGRVDAVFGDTAVVNEWLKQNAALAAVGDKVTDKDYFGTGLGIAVRQKNTDLQGKFNAALDKIKQDGTYETIYKKWFQQ; encoded by the coding sequence ATGAAAAAACTAATAATCGCCGCCGTTCTGGCCGGCATCAGCGTTTCCGCCTCTGCAGCCGAAACCATCCGTTTCGCTACCGAAGCTTCTTATCCTCCATTTGAATTTATTGACGCCGGCAACAAGATCCAGGGCTTTGATGTCGATCTGGCCAATGCGCTGTGTAAAGAGATGCAGGCCGAGTGTACCTTCACCAATCAGGCCTTTGACAGCCTGATCCCAAGCCTGAAGTTCAAGCGCTTCGACGCGGTGATGGCCGGTATGGACATCACGCCTGAGCGTGAAAAGCAGGTGCTGTTTACCAAGCCGTATTACGACAACTCCGCGCTGTTTGTTGCCCAGAAAGGCAAAGTGGCTGACGTCGCTGCGTTGAAAGGCAAGAAAGTGGGCGTGCAGAACGGTACCACTCACCAGAAATACCTGACCGATAAGCATCCGGAAATCACCACCGTGCCTTACGACAGCTATCAGAACGCCATTCTGGATCTGAAAAATGGCCGCGTCGATGCGGTATTCGGTGACACTGCGGTGGTCAACGAATGGCTGAAACAAAACGCGGCACTGGCCGCCGTGGGCGACAAAGTGACCGATAAAGACTACTTCGGTACCGGCCTGGGCATTGCCGTTCGCCAGAAAAATACCGATCTGCAGGGCAAGTTCAACGCCGCTCTGGACAAGATCAAACAGGATGGGACTTACGAAACCATCTACAAAAAATGGTTCCAGCAGTAA
- the artQ_1 gene encoding Arginine ABC transporter permease protein ArtQ, with translation MNEIQPLASAAGMTVGLAVCALILGLILAMLFAVWESSRWKVVSWLGTAWVTLLRGLPEILVVLFIYFGSSQLLLMLSDGFTLNLGLFQLPIQLAIDNFEVSPFLCGVIALALLYSAYASQTLRGALKAVPQGQWESGQALGMSTTAIFFRLIMPQMWRHALPGLGNQWLVLLKDTALVSLISVNDLMLQTKSIATRTQEPFTWYVIAAAIYLVVTLISQYIIKRIELRTTRFERGPA, from the coding sequence ATGAATGAAATTCAACCTTTAGCAAGCGCCGCCGGGATGACCGTCGGCCTTGCCGTTTGTGCCCTTATCCTTGGGCTGATCCTGGCGATGCTGTTTGCCGTCTGGGAGTCATCACGCTGGAAAGTGGTTAGCTGGCTCGGCACCGCCTGGGTCACTCTGTTGCGCGGCCTGCCGGAAATTCTGGTGGTGCTGTTCATCTATTTCGGCTCATCGCAGCTGTTGTTGATGCTGTCCGATGGCTTCACCCTGAACCTTGGTCTGTTCCAACTGCCGATCCAACTGGCGATTGATAACTTTGAAGTCAGCCCGTTCCTGTGCGGCGTCATTGCTCTCGCCCTGCTCTATTCGGCCTATGCGTCGCAAACGCTGCGTGGCGCATTGAAGGCCGTGCCGCAGGGGCAATGGGAATCCGGTCAGGCACTGGGCATGAGCACGACGGCAATTTTCTTTCGCCTGATCATGCCGCAGATGTGGCGTCACGCCCTGCCCGGCCTCGGCAACCAGTGGTTGGTGTTACTGAAAGATACCGCGCTGGTGTCACTGATTAGCGTTAACGATCTGATGCTGCAAACCAAAAGCATTGCCACCCGCACCCAGGAGCCTTTTACCTGGTACGTTATTGCGGCGGCGATTTACCTGGTGGTCACCCTGATCAGTCAGTACATCATTAAACGCATCGAACTGCGCACCACGCGTTTTGAGCGGGGGCCAGCCTGA
- the artM_1 gene encoding Arginine ABC transporter permease protein ArtM — translation MFEFLPEIIKGLHTSLTLTITALIVALVLSLVLTVILTLKTPILTPLVKIYITLFTGTPLLVQIFLIYYGPGQFPAIREYPWLWNLLSQPWLCAMIALALNSAAYTTQLFYGAVRAIPAGQWQSCEALGMSRSQSLRILLPFAFKRALSSYSNEVVLVFKSTSLAYTITLMEVMGYSQLMYGRTYDVMVFGAAGLVYLCVNGLLTLLMRLVERRALAFERRN, via the coding sequence ATGTTTGAGTTCTTGCCGGAAATTATCAAAGGGCTGCACACCAGCCTGACGCTGACCATCACCGCGCTGATCGTGGCGCTGGTGCTGTCGCTGGTGCTGACGGTGATCCTGACGCTGAAAACGCCGATCCTGACGCCGCTGGTAAAAATCTATATCACCCTGTTCACCGGTACGCCGCTGCTGGTGCAGATCTTCCTGATCTACTACGGCCCCGGTCAGTTCCCGGCGATCCGCGAGTATCCGTGGTTATGGAACTTGCTGTCGCAGCCGTGGCTGTGTGCGATGATCGCATTGGCGCTGAACAGCGCCGCCTATACCACCCAACTGTTTTACGGTGCGGTACGGGCGATACCGGCCGGTCAGTGGCAATCTTGTGAAGCGCTCGGCATGTCGCGTTCGCAGTCGCTGCGTATCCTGCTGCCATTCGCCTTCAAGCGTGCGCTGTCGTCTTACTCCAACGAAGTGGTGCTGGTGTTCAAAAGTACCTCGCTGGCCTATACCATCACCCTGATGGAAGTCATGGGCTACAGCCAGCTGATGTATGGCCGTACCTACGACGTGATGGTGTTTGGTGCTGCCGGGTTGGTGTATCTGTGCGTCAACGGCCTGCTGACGCTGCTGATGCGTCTGGTCGAGCGCCGTGCATTGGCGTTTGAACGCCGCAACTGA
- the artJ gene encoding ABC transporter arginine-binding protein 1 precursor: MKKLLLAATVLAGIAFNASAAETIRFAASATYPPFESLDANNKIVGFDIDLANALCKQMKAECTFTNQAFDSLIAALKFKKYDAVISGMDITPERSKQVAFTQPYYANSAIVIAEKGKFSSLADLKGKKVGMENGTTHQKYMQDKHPEINTVSYDSYQNAILELKNGRIDGVFGDTAVVNEWLKNNPQLAPVGEHVTDAQYFGTGLGIAVRPDNQALLAKLNSALDAIKADGTYKAINDKWFPQ, translated from the coding sequence ATGAAAAAACTATTGCTGGCCGCCACGGTATTAGCAGGCATCGCCTTTAACGCCAGCGCAGCCGAGACCATTCGTTTCGCCGCTTCCGCCACCTACCCGCCGTTTGAGTCGCTGGATGCCAACAACAAGATCGTGGGTTTTGATATCGATCTGGCTAACGCGTTGTGCAAACAAATGAAGGCCGAATGTACCTTCACCAACCAGGCGTTCGACAGCCTGATCGCCGCGCTTAAATTCAAGAAATACGACGCGGTGATCTCCGGTATGGACATCACGCCAGAGCGCAGCAAGCAAGTTGCCTTCACTCAGCCCTATTATGCCAACTCGGCAATTGTGATTGCCGAAAAAGGCAAATTCAGTTCGCTGGCGGATCTGAAAGGGAAAAAGGTCGGCATGGAGAACGGTACCACCCACCAGAAATACATGCAGGACAAACACCCGGAGATTAACACCGTCTCTTACGACAGCTATCAGAACGCCATTCTCGAGTTGAAAAATGGCCGTATTGACGGCGTATTCGGTGATACCGCCGTGGTGAATGAGTGGCTGAAGAACAACCCTCAGTTGGCTCCGGTCGGTGAACACGTTACCGATGCACAATACTTCGGTACCGGTCTGGGTATTGCGGTACGGCCGGACAATCAGGCGCTGCTGGCCAAGCTCAACAGTGCGCTGGACGCCATTAAGGCCGACGGCACCTACAAAGCCATTAACGACAAGTGGTTCCCGCAGTAA
- the yafN gene encoding Antitoxin YafN has product MIVQPILADSAVSISDFKKSPNAALKEAHGQPVAVLTNGKISGYYVSPETWQAIAECLEDIELAEIVRSRMSGKRIKVNLDDL; this is encoded by the coding sequence ATGATCGTCCAGCCCATTCTGGCAGATTCAGCAGTCAGCATCAGCGATTTTAAAAAATCACCTAACGCAGCACTCAAAGAAGCCCACGGACAGCCCGTTGCCGTGCTTACCAATGGGAAGATTTCCGGTTATTACGTCTCTCCTGAGACCTGGCAAGCCATTGCTGAATGCCTCGAGGATATTGAACTCGCTGAAATAGTCCGCTCACGGATGAGTGGCAAACGTATTAAGGTCAATCTGGATGACTTATAA
- the rlmC gene encoding 23S rRNA (uracil(747)-C(5))-methyltransferase RlmC, with amino-acid sequence MHCALYTAGTCRSCQWLEKPYPQQLTDKQHHLQSLLSDRDVAQWLEPIAGEQSAFRNKAKMVVSGSVERPLLGMLHRDGTAVDLSACPLYPASFSPMFDVLKSFIARAGLTPYNVARKRGELKYLLLTESTHSGGVMLRFVLRSDSKLAQLRAALPWLQQQLPQLRVISANIQPVHMAIMEGEREIPLTEQQALEEQFNQVPLYIRPQSFFQTNPQVAAELYATARDWVRALAIDSMWDLFCGVGGFGLHCALPETRLTGIEISAEAIACARQSAKTLGLQHVDFQALDSTRFATAEGSVPQLVLVNPPRRGIGKALCDYLNQMAPGYILYSSCNAESMAKDIEMLPDYRIERVQLFDMFPHTAHYEVLTLLVRN; translated from the coding sequence ATGCATTGCGCTTTGTATACGGCGGGCACCTGCCGTTCCTGTCAGTGGTTGGAAAAGCCGTACCCGCAGCAACTGACGGACAAACAGCATCATCTGCAATCACTGCTGAGTGACCGTGACGTTGCGCAGTGGCTAGAGCCGATCGCCGGCGAGCAGAGCGCATTTCGCAATAAAGCCAAAATGGTAGTCAGCGGCAGCGTAGAGCGTCCGCTACTGGGCATGCTGCATCGTGACGGCACGGCGGTGGATCTGAGCGCCTGTCCACTGTATCCCGCCAGTTTCTCGCCGATGTTTGATGTGCTGAAAAGTTTTATCGCCCGCGCTGGCCTGACGCCCTACAACGTGGCGCGTAAACGTGGCGAACTGAAGTACCTGTTACTGACTGAAAGTACCCACAGTGGTGGCGTAATGCTGCGCTTTGTACTTCGTTCAGACAGCAAGCTGGCGCAGCTGCGTGCCGCACTGCCGTGGCTGCAACAGCAGTTGCCGCAGCTCAGGGTGATTTCCGCCAATATTCAGCCGGTACATATGGCGATTATGGAAGGGGAGCGCGAGATCCCGCTGACCGAGCAACAGGCGCTGGAAGAGCAATTTAACCAGGTGCCGTTGTATATCCGCCCGCAAAGTTTCTTCCAGACCAACCCGCAGGTGGCCGCCGAGCTTTACGCCACTGCCCGTGACTGGGTGCGGGCACTGGCTATCGACAGTATGTGGGATCTGTTCTGCGGTGTGGGTGGGTTTGGCCTGCATTGCGCGCTGCCGGAAACACGCCTGACCGGCATCGAAATTAGCGCCGAGGCGATTGCCTGCGCGCGCCAATCGGCGAAAACTCTGGGTTTGCAACACGTCGATTTCCAGGCGCTGGATTCTACCCGGTTCGCTACCGCCGAAGGCAGCGTGCCGCAACTGGTGCTGGTTAACCCGCCGCGACGCGGTATTGGCAAGGCACTGTGCGACTATCTGAACCAGATGGCACCGGGCTATATTCTGTATTCGAGCTGTAACGCCGAGAGCATGGCGAAAGACATTGAGATGTTGCCGGATTACCGCATCGAGCGCGTACAGCTGTTTGATATGTTCCCGCATACCGCCCATTACGAAGTACTGACGCTGCTGGTTCGTAATTAA
- the ybjO gene encoding Inner membrane protein ybjO, whose translation MSDMLNSRQGIRMNSDAPVPVMVAGTAMVAIKCISVLLLLGELGVDGAQEFVSTSAQAWDSTLIFLAGLLLLCLQISCGFAVMRGRNWGRWGFVACQCLVVGYLLLATIGSFLPEVFTVEGETSGQILHMLILQKIPDVVILALLFVPATSRRYFAVRN comes from the coding sequence ATGTCAGACATGCTGAACAGCAGGCAGGGAATAAGAATGAATTCAGATGCGCCAGTGCCGGTGATGGTGGCCGGAACGGCGATGGTGGCTATCAAGTGCATCAGCGTGCTGTTGCTGTTGGGGGAGCTGGGGGTCGATGGCGCTCAGGAGTTCGTCAGCACCAGCGCACAGGCCTGGGATTCCACCCTGATCTTTCTGGCTGGCCTATTATTACTGTGCCTGCAAATCAGTTGCGGTTTTGCGGTGATGCGCGGCCGCAACTGGGGGCGTTGGGGTTTTGTGGCCTGCCAATGCCTGGTGGTTGGTTATCTGCTGTTGGCCACCATTGGCAGTTTTCTGCCGGAGGTCTTTACCGTTGAAGGTGAAACCAGCGGCCAAATCTTGCACATGCTGATCCTGCAAAAAATCCCCGATGTCGTCATTCTGGCATTATTGTTTGTTCCCGCTACCAGCCGCCGTTATTTCGCCGTGCGCAATTGA
- the ydcV_1 gene encoding Inner membrane ABC transporter permease protein ydcV, with protein sequence MNNLPVVRSPWRIAILVVGFTFLYAPMLMLVIYSFNSSKLVTVWAGWSTRWYTELFHDSAMISAVGLSLTIAAASATAAVVLGAIAAVVMVRFGRFRGSTGFAFMLTAPLVMPDVITGLSLLLLFVAMGHAFGWPSERGMFTIWLAHVTFCTAYVSVVISSRLRELDRSIEEAAMDLGATPLKVFFVITLPMIAPALIAGWMLAFTLSLDDLVIASFVAGPGATTLPMLVFSSVRMGVNPEINALASLILLVVGVIGLIAWWFMARSEKQRSRELQKAARS encoded by the coding sequence ATGAACAACTTGCCGGTAGTGCGCTCGCCGTGGCGTATCGCTATTTTGGTAGTGGGTTTCACCTTCTTGTATGCGCCGATGCTGATGCTGGTGATCTACTCGTTCAACAGTTCCAAACTGGTGACGGTGTGGGCCGGTTGGTCCACGCGCTGGTATACCGAGTTGTTCCATGATTCGGCGATGATCAGCGCCGTCGGGCTCAGCCTGACTATCGCCGCCGCCTCGGCGACCGCTGCGGTGGTGCTGGGAGCGATTGCGGCAGTGGTGATGGTCCGTTTTGGCCGTTTTCGTGGTTCAACCGGTTTTGCCTTTATGCTGACGGCACCGCTGGTTATGCCGGATGTGATCACCGGCCTGTCGTTGCTGCTGCTGTTTGTGGCGATGGGGCATGCCTTTGGTTGGCCGTCGGAACGGGGGATGTTTACCATCTGGCTGGCGCACGTCACTTTCTGTACTGCCTATGTTTCGGTGGTGATCAGCTCGCGCCTGCGTGAGTTGGATCGCTCTATCGAAGAGGCGGCGATGGATCTGGGCGCGACACCGCTGAAAGTGTTTTTTGTGATCACTCTGCCGATGATTGCACCGGCGCTGATCGCCGGTTGGATGCTGGCCTTTACCCTGTCGCTGGATGACCTGGTGATTGCCAGTTTCGTCGCCGGGCCGGGCGCGACTACCTTGCCGATGCTGGTGTTCTCCAGCGTACGAATGGGGGTTAATCCGGAAATTAACGCCCTGGCGAGTTTGATCCTGCTGGTGGTCGGCGTTATCGGCCTGATTGCATGGTGGTTTATGGCGCGCTCGGAAAAACAGCGATCGCGCGAATTACAAAAGGCTGCCCGTAGCTGA
- the potH_1 gene encoding Putrescine transport system permease protein PotH, which yields MTMLAEHTPPEPPAKGPGPLKAFFQRLQMAHGRKLVIAVPLLWLTLLFLLPFLIVFKISLAELALAVPPYTDLMSWAEGKLDIALNFANYLQLTDDPLYIDAYLQSLQVAAVSTVCCLVIGYPLAWAVAHSKSSTRNILLLLVILPSWTSFLIRVYAWMGILKNNGILNNFLLWTGVIDQPLVILHTNLAVYIGVVYSYLPFMVLPIYTALTRLDYSLVEASLDLGAKPLKTFFSVIMPLTRGGIIAGSMLVFIPAVGEFVIPELLGGPDSIMIGRVLWQEFFNNRDWPVASAVATVMLLLLIVPILWFHKHQNKEIGGQG from the coding sequence ATGACAATGCTTGCTGAACACACACCGCCGGAACCACCGGCCAAAGGGCCCGGCCCGTTAAAAGCCTTTTTCCAGCGCCTGCAGATGGCCCATGGCCGCAAGCTGGTGATCGCGGTGCCGCTGCTGTGGTTGACGCTGCTGTTCCTGCTGCCGTTCCTGATCGTGTTCAAGATCAGCCTGGCGGAACTGGCGTTGGCGGTCCCGCCCTACACTGACCTGATGAGCTGGGCAGAGGGTAAGCTGGACATCGCGCTCAATTTTGCCAACTACCTGCAACTGACCGACGATCCGCTGTATATAGACGCTTATCTGCAATCGCTGCAGGTGGCGGCGGTATCGACGGTTTGCTGTCTGGTCATCGGCTATCCGCTGGCCTGGGCGGTGGCGCACAGCAAATCCTCAACCCGCAATATTTTGCTGTTGTTGGTGATCCTGCCGTCGTGGACCTCGTTCCTGATCCGCGTTTACGCCTGGATGGGTATTCTGAAAAATAACGGTATCCTCAATAACTTCTTGTTATGGACCGGGGTGATCGATCAGCCGTTGGTGATCCTGCACACCAATCTGGCGGTGTATATCGGCGTGGTGTACTCCTACCTGCCGTTTATGGTGCTGCCGATTTATACCGCGCTGACGCGGTTGGACTATTCATTGGTGGAGGCGTCGCTGGATCTGGGGGCTAAACCGTTGAAAACCTTTTTCAGCGTGATTATGCCGCTGACCCGAGGCGGGATTATTGCCGGTTCTATGCTGGTGTTTATCCCGGCGGTCGGCGAATTCGTTATCCCGGAACTGCTGGGCGGGCCGGACAGTATTATGATCGGCAGGGTACTGTGGCAGGAGTTCTTTAATAACCGTGACTGGCCAGTAGCCTCGGCAGTGGCCACCGTCATGCTGCTGCTGTTGATCGTACCGATTCTCTGGTTCCATAAGCACCAGAACAAGGAAATAGGGGGGCAGGGATGA